In Myotis daubentonii chromosome 16, mMyoDau2.1, whole genome shotgun sequence, one DNA window encodes the following:
- the FLII gene encoding protein flightless-1 homolog isoform X1: MERGEWAGSAGVSCWGARLRARPEEEAGSFCIDPSCAHTTRVPQGGYFPENVKAMTSLRWLKLNRTGLCYLPEELAALQKLEHLSVSHNNLTTLHGELSSLPSLRAIVARANSLKNSGVPDDIFKLDDLSVLDLSYNQLTECPRELENAKNMLVLNLSHNSIDTIPNQLFINLTDLLYLDLSENRLESLPPQMRRLVHLQTLVLNGNPLQHAQLRQLPALTALQTLHLRNTQRTQGNLPTSLEGLSNLTDVDLSCNDLTRVPECLYTLSGLRRLNLSSNQIAELSLCIDQWVHVETLNLSRNQLTSLPSAICKLTKLKKLYLNSNHLDFDGLPSGIGKLASLEEFMAANNNLELIPESLCRCTKLRKLVLNKNRLVTLPEAIHFLPEIQVLDVRENPSLVMPPKPADRAAECYNIDFSLQNQLRLAGASPATVAAAAAAGGGSKDPLARKMRLRRRKDSAQDDQAKQVLKGMSDVAQEKNRKQEESADARAPGGKVRRWDQGLEKPRLDYSEFFTEDVGQLPGLTIWQIENFVPVLVEEALHGKFYEADCYIVLKTFLDDSGSLNWEIYYWIGGEATLDKKACSAIHAVNLRNYLGAECRTAREEMGDESEEFLQVFDNDIAYIEGGTASGFYTVEDTHYVTRMYRVYGKKNIKLEPVPLKGASLDPRFVFLLDRGLDLYVWRGAQATLSSTTKTRLFAEKINKNERKGKAEITLLVQGQEPPEFWEALGGEPSEIKQHVPDDFWPPQPKLYKVGLGLGYLELPQINYKLSVEHKKPPKVELMPGMRLLQSLLDTRCVYILDCWSDVFIWLGRKSPRLVRAAALKLGQELCGMLHRPRYATVSRSLEGTEAQVFKAKFKNWDDVLTVDYTRNAEAVLQGQGLAGKVKRDAEKKDEMKADLTALFLPRQPPMALAEAEQLMEEWNEDLDGMEGFVLEGKKFARLPEEEFGHFYTQDCYVFLCRYWVPVEYEEEEKEEKEEKAGAEGKEGEEAVAEADRQPEEDFQCIVYFWQGREASNMGWLTFTFSLQKKFESLFPGKLEVVRMTQQQENPKFLSHFKRKFIIHRGRRKAAQGALQPSLYQIRTNGSALCTRCIQINTDSSLLNSEFCFILKVPFESEDNQGIVYAWVGRASDPDEAKLAEDILNTMFEASYSKQVISEGEEPENFFWVGLGTQKPYDDDAEYMKHTRLFRCSNEKGYFAVTEKCSDFCQDDLADDDIMLLDNGQEVYMWVGTQTSQVEIKLSLKACQVYIQHMRAKEHEHPRRLRLVRKGNEQHAFTRCFHAWSTFRKALA; encoded by the exons CACCCGTGTCCCTCAGGGAGGCTACTTCCCTGAGAATGTCAAGGCCATGACCAGCCTCCGGTGGCTGAAGCTGAACCGCACCGGCCTCTGTTACCTGCCAGAGGAGTTGGCTGCCCTGCAGAAGCTG GAGCACTTGTCTGTGAGCCACAACAACCTGACCACACTCCATGGGGAGCTGTCCAGCCTGCCATCTCTTCGG GCCATCGTGGCTCGAGCCAACAGCCTGAAGAATTCTGGAGTACCCGACGACATCTTCAAGCTGGATGACCTCTCAGTCCTG GACTTAAGCTACAACCAGCTGACGGAGTGCCCTCGGGAGCTGGAGAATGCCAAGAACATGCTGGTGCTGAACCTCAGCCATAACAG catTGACACCATCCCCAACCAGCTCTTCATCAACCTCACTGACCTGCTGTACCTGGACCTCAGCGAGAACCGCCTGGAGAGCTTGCCCCCGCAGATGCGCCGCCTGGTGCACCTGCAGACGCTTGTGCTCAACGGGAACCCCCTGCAGCACGCACAGCTACG gcagctcccagctctGACGGCCCTGCAGACCCTGCACCTCAGGAACACCCAGCGCACCCAGGGCaacctccccaccagcctggaggGCCTGAGCAACCTCACAG ATGTGGACCTGTCCTGCAACGACCTGACGCGGGTGCCCGAGTGCCTGTACACCCTCTCCGGCCTGCGCCGCCTCAACCTCAGCAGCAACCAGATTGCAGAGCTGTCCCTGTGCATCGACCAGTGGGTGCACGTGGAGACCTTGAACCTGTCCCGAAATcagctcacctccctgcct TCGGCCATTTGCAAGCTGACCAAACTGAAGAAGCTGTACCTGAACTCCAACCATCTGGACTTCGACGGGCTGCCCTCGGGCATCGGCAAGCTGGCCAGCCTGGAGGAGTTCATGGCCGCCAATAACAACCTGGAGCTGATCCCTGAGAGCCTCTGCAG GTGCACGAAGCTGAGGAAGCTTGTCCTGAACAAGAACCGCCTGGTGACCCTCCCAGAGGCCATCCACTTCCTGCCAGAGATCCAG GTCCTGGACGTCCGGGAGAACCCCAGCCTGGTCATGCCTCCCAAGCCCGCTGACCGCGCTGCCGAGTGCTACAACATCGACTTCTCGCTGCAGAACCAACTCCGGCTGGCAGGTGCCTCCCCTGCCACCGTGGCCGCCGCCGCAGCAGCTG GGGGTGGGTCTAAGGATCCCCTGGCTCGAAAGATGCGGCTACGAAGGCGCAAGGACTCGGCCCAGGACGACCAGGCCAAGCAGGTGCTGAAGGGCATGTCGGACGTGGCCCAGGAAAAGAACAGGAAGCAGGAG GAGAGTGCTGACGCCCGAGCCCCCGGGGGTAAGGTGCGGCGCTGggaccagggcctggagaagcCGCGCCTCGACTACTCAGAATTCTTCACCGAAGACGTGGGTCAGCTGCCGGGCCTGACCATCTGGCAGATTGAGAACTTCGTGCCGGTGCTAGTGGAGGAGGCCTTACACGGCAAGTTCTACGAAGCCGACTGCTACATCGTGCTCAAG ACCTTTCTGGACGACAGCGGCTCTCTGAACTGGGAGATCTACTACTGGATCGGTGGGGAGGCCACACTGGACAAGAAGGCTTGTTCTGCCATCCACGCGGTGAACCTGCGCAACTACCTGGGTGCAGAGTGCCGCACCGCACGGGAGGAGATGGGCGACGAGAGCGAGGAGTTCCTGCAG GTGTTTGATAACGACATTGCCTACATTGAGGGTGGAACAGCCAGTGGCTTCTACACTGTCGAGGACACGCACTACGTCACCAG GATGTACCGCGTGTATGGGAAAAAGAACATCAAGTTGGAGCCTGTGCCACTCAAGGGAGCGTCCCTGGACCCCAG GTTTGTTTTCCTGCTGGACCGGGGGCTGGACCTCTATGTGTGGCGGGGGGCCCAGGCCACGCTGAGTAGCACTACCAAAACCAG GCTTTTTGcagaaaaaattaacaagaacGAGCGGAAAGGGAAGGCAGAGATCACGCTGCTGGTGCAGGGCCAGGAGCCCCCAGAGTTCTGGGAGGCACTAGGGGGTGAGCCCTCTGAGATCAAACAGCACGTGCCTGATGACTTCTGGCCACCGCAGCCCAAGCTGTATAAG gtgggcctgggcctgggctacCTGGAGCTGCCCCAGATCAACTACAAGCTGTCAGTGGAGCATAAGAAGCCGCCCAAGGTGGAACTGATGCCGGGCATGCGGCTG CTGCAGAGCCTGCTGGACACACGCTGCGTGTACATCCTGGACTGTTGGTCCGACGTGTTCATCTGGCTCGGCCGCAAGTCCCCACGCCTTGTGCGTGCCGCTGCCCTCAAGCTTGGCCAGGAGCTGTGCGGAATGCTGCACCGACCACGTTACGCCACGGTCAGCCGCAGCCTGGAGGGCACTGAGGCACAG GTGTTCAAAGCCAAGTTTAAGAATTGGGATGACGTGTTGACGGTGGATTACACACGCAATGCAGAGGCCGTGTTACAGGGCCAGGGACTTGCCGGGAAGGTGAAGCGTGATGCTGAGAAGAAAGATGAGATGAAGGCTGACCTCACTGCACTCTTCCTGCCAAGGCAGCCACCCATGGCGCTAGCAGAG GCCGAGCAGCTGATGGAGGAGTGGAACGAGGACCTGGACGGCATGGAGGGCTTCGTGCTGGAGGGTAAGAAGTTCGCTCGGCTGCCTGAGGAGGAGTTCGGCCACTTCTACACACAGGATTGCTACGTCTTCCTCTGCAG GTACTGGGTCCCTGTGGAGTacgaggaggaggagaaggaagagaaagaggagaaggcgGGGGCGGAGGGCAAAGAAGGCGAGGAGGCAGTGGCGGAGGCGGACAGGCAGCCCGAGGAGGACTTCCAGTGCATCGTGTACTTCTGGCAGGGCCGCGAAGCCTCCAACATGGGCTGGCTCACCTTCACCTTCAGCCTGCAGAAGAAGTTCGAAAGCCTTTTCCCTGGCAAGCTCGAG GTGGTACGCATGACGCAGCAGCAGGAGAACCCCAAGTTCCTGTCCCATTTCAAGAGGAAGTTCATCATCCACCGCGGCCGGAGGAAGGCAGCTCAGGgtgccctgcagcccagcctctACCAGATTCGAACCAACGGCAGCGCCCTCTGTACCCG GTGCATCCAGATAAACACCGACTCCAGCCTCCTCAACTCCGAGTTCTGCTTCATTCTCAAG GTTCCCTTTGAGAGTGAGGACAACCAGGGCATCGTGTACGCGTGGGTGGGCCGGGCGTCCGACCCGGATGAGGCCAAGTTGGCGGAGGATATACTGAACACCATGTTTGAGGCCTCCTACAGCAAGCAG GTCATCAGCGAAGGCGAGGAGCCCGAGAACTTCTTCTGGGTGGGCCTAGGCACACAGAAGCCTTATGACGACGACGCCGAGTACATGAAGCACACCCGGCTCTTCCG GTGCTCCAATGAGAAGGGTTACTTCGCAGTGACTGAGAAATGTTCTGACTTTTGCCAAGATGACCTGGCAGATGATGACATCATGTTGTTAGACAATGGCCAAGAG GTCTATATGTGGGTGGGGACCCAGACAAGCCAGGTGGAGATCAAGCTGAGTCTGAAGGCCTGCCAG GTGTACATCCAGCACATGCGCGCCAAAGAGCACGAGCATCCCCGCCGCCTGCGCCTGGTCCGCAAGGGCAACGAGCAGCATGCCTTTACTCGCTGCTTCCATGCCTGGAGCACCTTCCGGAAGGCCCTGGCCTAG